Proteins found in one Plasmodium gaboni strain SY75 chromosome 13, whole genome shotgun sequence genomic segment:
- a CDS encoding lipoyl synthase: MHFGIPTLFYLYILFSILMRLQCVIIKDLKKTKKQKYSYIPHRNKEKGINLNYVEKTNPAYFKSGKNKNENKNKNKKGHIYKLSNIEKLLYAKKKNVQGGNENFINYSHTQSKNINIYNNETKSTYVTTIPTEQNEKKKGSEKFSSSTKKLLLTPKVGNKMPEGKKPDWFHVPAPSGTKYNKLKEDIKKLNLHTVCEEAQCPNIGECWNIGTATIMLLGDTCTRGCRFCSIKTSSNPLPPDINEPFNTAKAICEWNIDYVVLTSVDRDDLPDGGASHFAKTVELVKFSRPDILIECLVSDFQGNIDSVRKLAFSGLDVYAHNIETVKRLQKYVRDKRANYEQSLFVLKTAKEINPKLYTKTSIMLGLGETKEEVIQTMQDARKNNIDVITFGQYLRPTKNHLSIVEYISPQIFEYYKEEGLKMGFKYIASGPLVRSSYKAGEYFMKNLVNQRNKEKNIKNNT; the protein is encoded by the coding sequence atGCATTTTGGTATTCCAACCCTTTTTTACTTGTATATCCTTTTTTCCATTCTTATGAGGCTACAATGTGTCATAATAAAAGATTTGAAAAAAACaaagaaacaaaaatattcataCATACCTCATAGgaataaagaaaaaggTATCAATTTAAATTATGTGGAAAAAACAAACCCTGCATATTTTAAAAGcggaaaaaataaaaatgaaaataaaaataaaaataaaaaaggacatatatataaattaagcaatatagaaaaattgttatacgccaaaaaaaaaaatgtacaAGGAGGAAACgaaaattttataaattattcaCACACCCAatctaaaaatataaatatttataataatgaaacTAAATCTACTTATGTTACTACTATTCCAACTGAAcaaaatgagaaaaaaaaaggaagtgaaaaattttctagtagtacaaaaaaattattattaacacCAAAAGTTGGAAATAAAATGCCTGAAGGAAAAAAACCAGATTGGTTTCATGTACCTGCTCCTAGTGGTActaaatataataaattaaaagaagatataaaaaaattaaaccTACATACAGTATGTGAAGAAGCACAATGTCCTAATATTGGAGAATGTTGGAATATAGGTACAGCAACTATTATGTTATTGGGTGATACATGTACAAGAGGTTGTAGATTTTGTTCAATTAAAACATCATCAAACCCATTACCTCCTGATATCAATGAACCTTTCAATACAGCTAAAGCTATATGTGAATGGAATATTGATTATGTTGTTTTAACTTCTGTTGATAGAGATGATTTACCAGATGGAGGAGCTAGCCATTTTGCTAAAACAGTAGAATTAGTAAAATTTTCAAGACCAGATATTTTAATTGAATGTTTAGTTTCGGATTTTCAAGGAAACATTGATTCTGTACGAAAACTAGCTTTTAGTGGATTGGATGTATATGCACATAATATAGAGACAGTTAAAAGATTACAGAAATATGTTAGAGATAAAAGAGCAAATTATGAACAATCCttatttgtattaaaaACGGCTAAAGAAATCAATCCGAAGTTATATACAAAAACAAGTATTATGTTAGGATTGGGAGAGACAAAAGAAGAAGTTATACAAACTATGCAGGATGcaagaaaaaataatatagatgTTATAACATTTGGTCAATACTTAAGACCCACAAAAAATCATTTAAGTATTGTTGAATATATTTCACCTCAAATATTCgaatattataaagaaGAAGGATTAAAAATGGgatttaaatatatagcCAGTGGCCCTTTAGTTCGTTCTTCTTATAAAGCAGgtgaatattttatgaaaaatttaGTTAACCAACGaaacaaagaaaaaaatataaaaaataatacatga